The Mesobacillus boroniphilus region ACATTAACTTAATAAAGAAATTCTCTTATCAAGAGTGGCAGAGGGACTGGCCCTATGACGCCCAGCAACCGTTCCAACTGGAATTGGTGCTAAATCCTGCAAAACAATCATTTGTTTTGAAAGATAAGAGAGGAATCCGACCTTTGTATTCTACTGCGTTTGAAACCTCTCTTTTCTGGAGAGGTTTTTTTATTTTAGTTAACCAAGCAGATCAATCAAAGGGGGAAAGTCAGATGAAAAAAGGAATTAAAAAAGTATTTTTAGGTGCAGTTGCTTCCGCATTGCTGCTGACAGGCTGTGGCGGAGGAGATACAAAGACGGCTAGCGGTCCGGTGGAAGGAGTACCGGAGCGATTTGCCAAAGGTGAGGAAGTCAAAATTAAAGTCATTCGCAAGATTGGCGGAGATGACCATACTGCGCAATTTTTAGCCGGAGCGAAGGCTGAGGGTGAAGCGCTTGGCTTCAAGGTAGATGTCTTCACGGCGAATGGAGATACAGCCAAATTCCATGACGCGATTAATCAGGGGCTTCAGCAGGACTATGATGGTTTCATCATTTCCCATGGTGATGATGCAGCAACGGTAGAGGACGTAAAGAAATTAGTTGATAACGGCAAAAGCGTCGTGACCTTCGACTCAAATCCGGATTTGGCTCAGGTAGAAGGAGTCACACTTACATCCCAGGATGATGAAGCACTCGCAACGCAGGCATTAGAACAACTTGTGAAGGACCAAAATGGAGAAGCGAATATCGTCTACCTCTGGGTCGATGGCTTCCCGCCAATGGTTAGAAGAAATAAAGTTTACCAGGAAACCCTGAATGCGAATCCAGGAATCAAAGAGGTTGAAAGATTTGGAGTAGCGGCTGCAGATACAAGCGTCCAGACGCAAAACGCGGTGTCCGCTATGCTGAACAAGCATCCAAAAGGAGAAATTGATGCGATCTTCGCAACATGGGACGCTTTTGCAATTGGCGCGGCTCGTGCGATCAAGGAAGCTGGCCGAGAAGAAATCAAAATTTACGGAATTGATGTTTCCAATGCTGACTTGCAGGAAATCCAGGGAGAAGGCAGCCCATGGAAATACACCGCCGCTGTTGATCCTAAGCTTATCGGAGAAGTGAATATGAGATTGCTGGCGAAAAAGCTGGCCGGCGAAGAAACACCAGCAACATATGACCTTGAAGCATCACTGATTTCACAGGAAAAGCTGCAGCAATCAAAAAATCCGGTGAACATGGTGAATCTTGCTGAAATTATCGAAGGCTGGGGCAAGTCTGATGCATTTTTGGAAGATTGGATGGAAAAATTGAAGGAGCATTATAAAAAGTAACGTTATTTCTTCATAATGTGCCCCGAGTTTTAGACGTTGAGAATTATATTGGCGGTTTTCACAAATTAATTGGCGATAATCGAATTTTATTGGCGGCGTTCACATATTTATTGGCGATTTCAGGGGATTAATTGGCGAAAATCAAAATTTATTGGCGAACTGGAAATTTTCTGCGATTTTTTCCAGTCCAACAAAATCAAACCGGGCAGACACTCTCAAAATCGAAGAGAGTGTCTGCTTTGCAGATTGATAGGGAGGAGGAACCGGAATGGCAGTTAAGAGATTGGAGATGAAGAGCATCACGATTGACTTTCCGGGGGTGCGAGCGCTGAACGGTGTGGATTTCAACACGGCAACAGGAAGTATTCAGGCGTTGATTGGCGCGAATGGAGCGGGAAAATCGACGTTAATGAAGGTGCTTTCTGGTGCCCACGATCATTACACAGGGGAAATCCAGCTCGATGGCGAGAGTGTCGAAATCAGGACACCAGCTGATGCACAAAAACTCGGCATCCAGACGGTCTACCAGGAGGTTGATACAGCCATCATCCCATCGTTGACAGTGGCTGAAAATATCATGCTCAACCAAACGGTGCAGGCGATGGGCCAACAGCACTGGATGAATTGGAAGCAGCTTTTCAAAAAGGCCGAGTCGATCCTATCCAGCATGAACCTTCACATTCCTGTAAAAAAGCTTGCCGGGGAACTGACGCTTGCCGAAAAGCAGCTTGTCCTGATTGCCCGGGCAATTTCAAGTGAATGCTCCTTTTTAATTCTTGATGAACCAACAGCTCCTCTCAGTCATACTGAAACATCGGAATTGTTCCGGATTGTCAGGGACCTGGCTAAAAGGAATGTGGGCATCATCTTCATCTCCCATCGAATGCCGGAAATCTTTGAATTGTGCGATGAGCTGACGGTTATGCGAAATGGCGAGCTGGTGGTAAAAAGGAATATTCCTGAGGTCGACACCCACCAAGTGATTGAGTACATGCTCGGCCGGAAGCTGGAAGACCAATTCCCAGCAAAGTTCAGCACATTCGGAGAAACCCTTCTGGAGGTCGAAGGCTTATCAGATGGAGATAAAGTGAAAAATACTTCCCTCCATGTAAAAGCAGGGGAGATTGTCGGGCTTGCCGGCCTGGTCGGGGCAGGAAAGACAGAGCTGTGCAAAGCACTGTTTGGCGCGGGACCAACCAAGAGCGGGACCGTAAAGCTAAAAGGAAAAATCCTTAACCTAACGAGTCCTCATGCTGCAGTAAAAAGCGGTTTGGCCTTGGTGCCTGAAGAAAGGCGCAAGGAAGGGGTCCTTGTCGCAGAATCGGTCACTTCCAATCTTACCGCGGTCAACCTCAAGAAATTCACCAGGTTTTTAAGCTTTATCAACCAACGTGCTGAAAAGAAAACAGCGCAGGAATACATAAAAGCTCTCGGCATCAAGACTTCATCGGAAATGGCTAAAGTTGAAAACCTCTCAGGGGGGAACCAGCAGAAGGTAGCGATTGGCAGATGGCTGATTGCCGATGCGGACGTTTATATTTTTGATGAGCCAACAAAGGGTGTGGATGTAGGAGCGAAACGGGATATTTTTGAGCTGATTGCCCAACTCGCAGCTCAAGGGAAGGGTGTCATTTACGCATCCTCGGAACTGTCAGAAATCACCGGCATCACGAACCGAGTTTACGTGCTCTATGACGGTGAACCTGTTAAGGAGCTTGAAACAGCCGTAACTACAGAAGAAGAACTTTTATTTTATTCAACAGGAGGAAGATAGGATGGAAGCGAAACTCCCATTGCAGCAAGATCCAACGCCGAAAAAGACCTTCGAACTGTTCCAGTTCCTATATAAATATGGGACGATTTTGACAATCTTTGTCCTGGTCGCAATCTTTGCGGCAGCGAATCCTTCTTTTATCAACGGTGATAATGTCATTAATATCCTACGTTCGATTTCCATCGTGACCATCATCGCGATTGGCATCACCATCTCGCTGACGGTGGATGGCTTCGATTTATCTGTCGGCTCTGTCGCTTCACTATCCAATGCCATCGTCATTTCGATGTTTGTCTGGTTTTCCCAGAACACCTTGATTGCCGTTCTATCCGCGATAGCGGCTGCCTTGATTGTAGGGGCACTCAATTCATTGATGATCGTAAAACTGAAGATTCCGGATATGCTGATGACATTAGCGATGATGTTCATCATTCAGGGAACGGCGTTGACTTATACGAAGGGCGCCACTGTTTCGGAAAATATGATTCTGCCTGATGGGAGTTTTTCAACAGGAACAATCAGCACGTTTTTTGCTAAAATAGGGCAGGTACCGTGGATTATTCTGATCATGGCCATCGCTGTCATCATCGTCCATATATTCCTGACGTACACAAAACATGGCCGCTATATGTATGTGATCGGTGGGAATAAAGAAGCGGCAAGGCTTTCAGGCATCCCGGTCAACCGTTATAAAACAGCAGCCTATCTGCTATCTGCATTATTCGCGGCAATCGGCGGAGTTGTTTTGGCATCCCGCGTCATGACTGCGGAAATCAATGCAGGTTCCCCATATTTAATGGATTCGGTAGCCGCTGCTTTCATTGGCTTTTCCGTCCTCGGTGCTGGCAAGCCAAACGCGTTCGGAACCTTTGTCGGTGCTGTGTTGATCGGCATTTTGCAAAATGGACTTGTAATGATGTCTGTCCCGTATTATGCGATGGATATCGTGAAAGGGACCGTGCTGGCTTTTGCACTAGGGATTACCTACTACAAACAAAAACATTAAGATGCACCAACGGAGTGACAAAGTTATCTGTTATGATATCTTTAGATAGCAGGACTCCGTTTGGATATAGAACAAGTAAGCCGGATTTAGAGACGATCTAAATCCGGCTTTTATTTTGGGATTATTTATTGTTCAAAAAACGGACTATTCGCATAGTAATACATCCAGCCCATCATGATTCCCCCTCCAATGAGATTGCCGATGGTTACGGGAATGAGATTGTGAATCACACCTGCAAAAGTAACAGACTGGGGGTCGTCCAGAACCATGCTAATCGCGAAGGTGCACATATTGGCGATGCTGTGTTCATATCCCGAAATGAAGAAGCAGTAGACGAAAAACACCATTGCGAACATTTTCGCTCCGTCGCCCTTCATCGACATTGGCAGGAAGAACGCGAGGCAGACGAGCCAGTTACAGAGAATTCCCCTGAAAAAAAGCTCTGATGTTGGTGCAAGTGTCTTTTTTTCAGCGACACTTAACAAGAATCCATTTACAGAATGATCGTCAAACAATCCCGTTGTGTAAATCAAAAAAGCAAATGCGGCAGCGCCGATGATATTGCCGATATAGCTGTAAATCCACATCCTGGCCACCTGCATCCAGGCCATTTTTTTCCGCAGTGCCGTAAACGTATAGTAAAAGGTGTTCCCTGTGAACAGGTCTCCTCCTCCATAGGCAATCAGGATGATCGCGGCACCGAAGGTAATCGCGGCTATAGGGTAGGCAAAGGGCGAGTGTTCTACATAAAAGGGATTTCCCGTCTTGAATGCGACAATCACCCCAAAGCCTATGAACATCGAAGCAAGGGCAGCCCTTGCCAGATAGCGGATTTTGCTTTGCTTAAAAATCGTGTGCTTTTTTAAGGCGAGTTTTTCGACCTCTTGCAACGCTTGCACTTCCAAATACAATCACCCAATCCAGTCTTTAATATGTACCATATTCTGTACTAAATCTCCTGGCCATATGTAATTGTTCCCCAGAAATCATGTGAAACGGGGTAGATGGAAAAAAGACTGAATCAGAGATCCAGTCTTTTTTTGCCTGTTAAAATGTATCTCTAACGAACTGGGGATTGCGCTGCATCGATGCAAACAGGACAATACCGCTTACCAGCAGTAGCCCGCTTGTCAGGACGAATACCGAGGTGAATCCAAAGTACCCCGAAAGGAAACCGCCGAGCACTGGACCGACAATATTCCCGAAGAAACGAAGACTCGTGTTATAGCCCAGCACCTCACCCTGCATCGCGACCGGTGCTTCCTGCCTGATATAGGCAACCCTGACAGGGATAATGCCGCCGATGGTGATTCCAAGCAGAAATCGAATCAGGACGAGCTGCCAGATGTTACTGACAAAACCACCCGGAAGATAGATAATCGCTGATAGAAACAG contains the following coding sequences:
- a CDS encoding ABC transporter permease, giving the protein MEAKLPLQQDPTPKKTFELFQFLYKYGTILTIFVLVAIFAAANPSFINGDNVINILRSISIVTIIAIGITISLTVDGFDLSVGSVASLSNAIVISMFVWFSQNTLIAVLSAIAAALIVGALNSLMIVKLKIPDMLMTLAMMFIIQGTALTYTKGATVSENMILPDGSFSTGTISTFFAKIGQVPWIILIMAIAVIIVHIFLTYTKHGRYMYVIGGNKEAARLSGIPVNRYKTAAYLLSALFAAIGGVVLASRVMTAEINAGSPYLMDSVAAAFIGFSVLGAGKPNAFGTFVGAVLIGILQNGLVMMSVPYYAMDIVKGTVLAFALGITYYKQKH
- a CDS encoding sugar ABC transporter ATP-binding protein, which gives rise to MAVKRLEMKSITIDFPGVRALNGVDFNTATGSIQALIGANGAGKSTLMKVLSGAHDHYTGEIQLDGESVEIRTPADAQKLGIQTVYQEVDTAIIPSLTVAENIMLNQTVQAMGQQHWMNWKQLFKKAESILSSMNLHIPVKKLAGELTLAEKQLVLIARAISSECSFLILDEPTAPLSHTETSELFRIVRDLAKRNVGIIFISHRMPEIFELCDELTVMRNGELVVKRNIPEVDTHQVIEYMLGRKLEDQFPAKFSTFGETLLEVEGLSDGDKVKNTSLHVKAGEIVGLAGLVGAGKTELCKALFGAGPTKSGTVKLKGKILNLTSPHAAVKSGLALVPEERRKEGVLVAESVTSNLTAVNLKKFTRFLSFINQRAEKKTAQEYIKALGIKTSSEMAKVENLSGGNQQKVAIGRWLIADADVYIFDEPTKGVDVGAKRDIFELIAQLAAQGKGVIYASSELSEITGITNRVYVLYDGEPVKELETAVTTEEELLFYSTGGR
- a CDS encoding sugar ABC transporter substrate-binding protein, giving the protein MKKGIKKVFLGAVASALLLTGCGGGDTKTASGPVEGVPERFAKGEEVKIKVIRKIGGDDHTAQFLAGAKAEGEALGFKVDVFTANGDTAKFHDAINQGLQQDYDGFIISHGDDAATVEDVKKLVDNGKSVVTFDSNPDLAQVEGVTLTSQDDEALATQALEQLVKDQNGEANIVYLWVDGFPPMVRRNKVYQETLNANPGIKEVERFGVAAADTSVQTQNAVSAMLNKHPKGEIDAIFATWDAFAIGAARAIKEAGREEIKIYGIDVSNADLQEIQGEGSPWKYTAAVDPKLIGEVNMRLLAKKLAGEETPATYDLEASLISQEKLQQSKNPVNMVNLAEIIEGWGKSDAFLEDWMEKLKEHYKK
- a CDS encoding formate/nitrite transporter family protein; protein product: MEVQALQEVEKLALKKHTIFKQSKIRYLARAALASMFIGFGVIVAFKTGNPFYVEHSPFAYPIAAITFGAAIILIAYGGGDLFTGNTFYYTFTALRKKMAWMQVARMWIYSYIGNIIGAAAFAFLIYTTGLFDDHSVNGFLLSVAEKKTLAPTSELFFRGILCNWLVCLAFFLPMSMKGDGAKMFAMVFFVYCFFISGYEHSIANMCTFAISMVLDDPQSVTFAGVIHNLIPVTIGNLIGGGIMMGWMYYYANSPFFEQ